Proteins encoded in a region of the Dryobates pubescens isolate bDryPub1 chromosome 14, bDryPub1.pri, whole genome shotgun sequence genome:
- the RMDN1 gene encoding regulator of microtubule dynamics protein 1, protein MRGDIVSLKAAPPAGLRPAVGRWPRRGLGPGVAQWPAPGAASGCQAEQPAVVLVSPPRPGKVGGWTGSSSSVGRCSLGVAAVMAARVLVRSFRRGTACLGRSLRWEAGGSPWCWGDLGRTSVLRKGLKGGVALSTGSFLVYGAHKLISGLGEVHASFKVEEVIEQADYLYGSGETEKLYELLVQHKDSNDAELLWRLARASRDLAQLSSTSAEEKRKLAYEAFDYAKKALEKNESNFAAHKWYGICLSDVGDFEGIKTKIGNAIIIKEHFQRAIELNPKDATTIHLIGIWCYSFAEMPWYQRKIAATLFATPPTSTFQEALHYFHMAEEADPNFYSKNLLFLGKTYLKLNNKKLALLWLSKAKDYPAHTEEDKQVQKEALELLNSI, encoded by the exons ATGCGCGGAGACATTGTGTCCCTCAAAGCCgccccccctgcagggctgagacCGGCGGTCGGACGGTGGCCGAGGCGTGGCTTGGGTCCCGGGGTCGCTCAATGGCCAGCACCTGGAGCGGCATCTGGCTGTCAGGCGGAACAGCCTGCTGTTGTCCTTGTTTCTCCGCCTCGCCCGGGCAAGGTTGGGGGATGGACTGGTTCCTCCTCTAGTGTGGGGCGGTGCTCGCTGGGGGTAGCTGCTGTCATGGCGGCGCGGGTGCTGGTGAGGTCCTTCCGCCGAGGCACTGCCTGCCTTGGCAGGTCGCTCCggtgggaggcaggaggcagcccgtGGTGCTGGGGCGACCTCGGCAGGACCTCG GTGCTCAGGAAAGGCCTTAAGGGGGGAGTTGCACTTTCAACGGGGTCTTTTTTGGTGTATGGAGCTCACAAGCTGATCTCTGGACTTGGTGAGGTTCATGCAAGTTTCAAAG TGGAAGAGGTTATAGAGCAAGCAGACTACCTGTATGGGAGTGGAGAAACTGAAAAGCTGTATGAGTTGCTGGTTCAGCATAAAGATAG CAATGACGCAGAGCTGCTATGGCGGCTGGCACGGGCATCACGGGACCTGGCTCAGCTCAGTAGCActtctgcagaggaaaaaagaaaactggcCTATGAAGCCTTTGACTATGCAAAAAAGGCACTTGAAAAAAATGAATCCAATTTTGCAGCACACAAG TGGTATGGAATTTGCCTCAGTGATGTTGGAGATTTTGAAGGAATCAAGACTAAAATTGGAAATGCCATTATTATCAAAGAACACTTCCAG AGAGCCATTGAACTGAATCCTAAAGATGCAACAACAATCCATCTTATAGGCATCTG GTGTTACTCCTTTGCCGAAATGCCATGGTACCAAAGAAAAATAGCTGCAACACTATTTGCCACACCACCAACCTCCACATTTCAAGAG GCTCTTCATTACTTCCATATGGCAGAGGAAG ctgacccaaacttcTATAGCAAAAATTTGCTCTTTTTGGGGAAGACATACTTGAAGTTAAACAACAAAAAGTTGGCTCTGCTGTGGCTAAGCAAAGCAAAGGACTatcctgcacacacagaagaGGACAAACAG GTACAGAAAGAAGCTTTGGAGTTGCTTAATTCTATATAA